From a single Lolium rigidum isolate FL_2022 chromosome 7, APGP_CSIRO_Lrig_0.1, whole genome shotgun sequence genomic region:
- the LOC124673154 gene encoding glycine-rich cell wall structural protein 2-like, giving the protein MACTKVLAIASIVLLGIGLTKAARVSRLSDAQGSGEGGGGGFVDGSGSGSGGGTASSTVVPNEGHATAGATHAEAGAGGGGGGIGRRNGSGSGGGSGSSTASSQSTGGVYGDFPGYSSADGKGGGGGGGQAGGYDGSSGHGKGSGTGSASSSANSFFDEADANAIVKGNGGGGGGGENGGSGGGDGSGSGNAEAHP; this is encoded by the coding sequence ATGGCATGCACTAAAGTTTTAGCTATTGCTTCCATCGTTCTCTTGGGCATTGGATTAACCAAGGCTGCGAGGGTGTCTAGACTCTCTGATGCTCAAGGAAGCGGAGAGGGAGGGGGTGGAGGATTTGTGGATGGTAGTGGATCGGGATCCGGGGGCGGTACCGCATCCAGCACGGTTGTTCCAAATGAAGGTCATGCAACCGCCGGGGCTACCCATGCGGAAGCCggagctggaggcggcggcggaggcatcGGCCGGCGCAATGGATCCGGAAGTGGTGGTGGGTCTGGCTCGAGCACTGCCTCTAGCCAGTCGACAGGGGGAGTGTACGGTGACTTCCCTGGATATTCTAGCGCTGACGGTaagggcggcggtggtggaggaggacaaGCTGGAGGTTACGACGGATCTAGTGGTCATGGGAAGGGCAGTGGCACCGGCTCGGCTTCTAGCTCCGCCAACTCCTTCTTTGATGAGGCGGATGCCAATGCGATCGTGAAAGGTAatggcggtggcggaggaggcggcgaaaaTGGTGGGAGCGGTGGCGGCGATGGTAGTGGATCTGGAAATGCGGAAGCACACCCTTAA